Genomic segment of Anaerobacillus alkaliphilus:
TGCATTGCTCATGGTGTATCTTTTGAGTATGTTGAGTAACCAAAGAAAGAAATGGGGGTGAGCAAAATGGAGTACGTTGTTGCCTTTACTGTAGGAGGCATAATTTGTGTCTTTGGCCAATTACTTTTAGATTTTTTTAAGTTTTCTCCTGCCCATGTCATGAGTTCTTTAGTTATTGTAGGTGCATTATTAGATGGATTTCATTTGTACGACCGCCTTATTGACTTTGCGGGTGCTGGAGCAATTGTACCTATCACCAGTTTTGGCCATTCTCTTGTGCATGGGGCAATGGCAGAAGCTCAAAGATCAGGATTTTTAGGGATTGGTATGGGGATATTTGAAGTGACATCAGCGGGTATATCATCAGCTATTCTCTTTGGATTTTTAGTAGCAGTATTCTTTAAACCGAAAGGATGAAACCATGGAACCTAAAAAAAGAGTCATATTAATTACCGATGGTGACGAGTCTGCCAAACAAGCCGTTGAAGTTGTTGCAAAGGAAATTGGCGGTCGTTGCATTTCAAGTTCATGGGGAAATCCTAGTCGATTATCAGGTGAAGAACTTGTTAAGTTAATAAAAAAAACGCCTCATGATCCCATTTTAGTTATGTTCGATGATTGTGGTTTTACAGAGGAAGGTCCAGGAGAAGAAGCGATGCGCTATGTGGCAACGCATAATGATTTAAATATTATTGGTGCAATTGCTGTAGCCTCGAGAACTCATCACAGTGAATGGACAAGGGTGGACGTAAGTATTGATCGTAATGGCCATTTGACTGAATATGGGGTTGATAAATATGGTCTGCCAGATATTGAGTTAGGAAGAATTAATGGTGACACAGTCTACATTCTAGACCAGTTATCGATTCCTTTTATTGTAGGTATTGGGGATATTGGGAAGATGGCAGGGAAAGATGAAGTGGAGAAAGGAGCGCCAATAACTAAAAAAGCTGTTGAATTAATTTTAGAAAGGAGCGAGTAACAGTGTCTAATGAAATCGTTGAAGAAAATAAAGTAGAAAAAACAAAGCAAGCTGTATCTGTTAAACTGGTCGAAAATGAAAAATACTTAAAAGAAAGATTAGGCATCGGGACTACGTTTGATATTGGTGTAAGAAAAATGACAGTTTTAGAAAGGGATATACAAATTTACTTTCTAAATGGATTAGTTGATAGCCAGTTTGTCATTATGATGCTAAAAGATCTCATGTTTTTAAATGCCGAAGAAAAACAGAAGACTCGACTCAAAGATAAAATAGAAAACAGTTTATCTCATGTGCAAGTTCAGAAGGTAAAGACATTAGATGAAGCATCTGACCAATTGTTAGCAGGACTAATTATTATCTTAATGGAAGATGAGTCAGAGGCAATCCTTGTAGATGTGAGGAGTTATCCAGGGAGAGGTCCAGATGAACCTGATACTGAGCGGGTTGTTCGTGGGGCAAGAGACGGCTTTACAGAAAATTTAATTGTAAATACAGCATTAACAAGACGAAGAATTAAAGATGAACGCTTACGGCATGAAATTCTTCAGGTCGGGACTCGTTCCAAAACAGATATTTGTGTTGCGTACATAAAGGATGTCGCTGATCATACCTATGTTGATCAAGTAAAAAAAGAATTAGAGGCCATTGATATAGATGGGATATCTATGGCAGATAAAGTTGTTGAGGAATTCATTGTAAAACAAGGCCTAAATCCCTTTCCATTAGTTCGTTATACAGAAAGACCCGATGTAACTGCTAGCCATCTCCTTGAGGGGCATGTAGTTGTCTATGTTGATACTTCTCCTAGTGTAATTATCTTACCAACAACATTTTTCCACCACGTTCAGCACGCGGAGGAATTCCGTCAAGCGCCAATAGTAGGTACGTTTTTACGATGGGTCCGTTATTTTGGGATGATTTTTGCCCTACTAATCTTACCTTTATGGTTATTAATGGTTATGGAGCCTGCTCTATTACCACAAGCTTTAGAGTTTATTGGACCCGATGAAACAACGAATGTACCCGTATTTGCGCAAATTGTAATTGCTGAAGTGGGGATAGAACTTCTGAGGATGGCGGCCATTCATACCCCATCACCTCTTGCGACAGCGCTTGGTTTAGTTGCCGCTCTGCTAATAGGTGAGATAGCCATAAATGTTGGTCTATTTATCCCTGAAGTAATTCTCTATGTTGCCTTAGGAGCCATTGGAACGTTTGCTACACCGAGTTATGAGTTAGGGATTGCGCTTAAGTTGTCCCGAATAGCTTTACTATTAGCTGTATTTCTCTTTAAAGTACCAGGCTTTATGATTGGTTGTACAGTTCTATTACTATTCATGGTTTCAATAAAACCGATGAATACACCATATATGTGGCCATTTATTCCTTTCTACCCACGAGCTCTAGC
This window contains:
- a CDS encoding stage V sporulation protein AE: MEPKKRVILITDGDESAKQAVEVVAKEIGGRCISSSWGNPSRLSGEELVKLIKKTPHDPILVMFDDCGFTEEGPGEEAMRYVATHNDLNIIGAIAVASRTHHSEWTRVDVSIDRNGHLTEYGVDKYGLPDIELGRINGDTVYILDQLSIPFIVGIGDIGKMAGKDEVEKGAPITKKAVELILERSE
- a CDS encoding spore germination protein, encoding MSNEIVEENKVEKTKQAVSVKLVENEKYLKERLGIGTTFDIGVRKMTVLERDIQIYFLNGLVDSQFVIMMLKDLMFLNAEEKQKTRLKDKIENSLSHVQVQKVKTLDEASDQLLAGLIIILMEDESEAILVDVRSYPGRGPDEPDTERVVRGARDGFTENLIVNTALTRRRIKDERLRHEILQVGTRSKTDICVAYIKDVADHTYVDQVKKELEAIDIDGISMADKVVEEFIVKQGLNPFPLVRYTERPDVTASHLLEGHVVVYVDTSPSVIILPTTFFHHVQHAEEFRQAPIVGTFLRWVRYFGMIFALLILPLWLLMVMEPALLPQALEFIGPDETTNVPVFAQIVIAEVGIELLRMAAIHTPSPLATALGLVAALLIGEIAINVGLFIPEVILYVALGAIGTFATPSYELGIALKLSRIALLLAVFLFKVPGFMIGCTVLLLFMVSIKPMNTPYMWPFIPFYPRALADIVFRLAVPLKRKRPQIVNPQNPHKQSAN
- the spoVAE gene encoding stage V sporulation protein AE gives rise to the protein MEYVVAFTVGGIICVFGQLLLDFFKFSPAHVMSSLVIVGALLDGFHLYDRLIDFAGAGAIVPITSFGHSLVHGAMAEAQRSGFLGIGMGIFEVTSAGISSAILFGFLVAVFFKPKG